From a single Pigmentibacter ruber genomic region:
- a CDS encoding HAD family acid phosphatase, whose protein sequence is MDANELWHIIINEIEVIKKETDSLHHPVLERACTSIKEAIDKFFSEQVSIGLPHPHPRSRIYRSEPKTWDIRDTLSDEVANLIIKKAKKTKKKPICVFDLDGTLFDVGYRTIGIIKEWLESDAAVHFDKSILQKIRKINYDHIGYSLSHLFENSGFDLRNQQIMAVFSSIERVWKKKFFDGISLVKYDQTIENSCEFVKYLKNNGLEIFYLTGRYWHSMRHGTIEQLKKFDFPLLEENLILKLNPFEDDQLFKAEQIRILGKEFDICGNFENEYLNLAYMALEAKNAINVIVDSQHSGRPTPLLEIPIYRISQFEKCKKNE, encoded by the coding sequence ATGGATGCAAATGAATTATGGCATATTATTATTAATGAAATAGAAGTTATTAAAAAAGAAACTGATTCCTTACACCATCCTGTTCTTGAAAGAGCATGTACTTCTATTAAAGAAGCAATCGATAAGTTTTTTAGTGAGCAAGTTTCTATTGGCTTACCTCATCCACATCCAAGAAGTAGGATTTATCGCTCAGAGCCTAAAACTTGGGATATAAGAGATACTTTATCTGATGAAGTGGCGAATTTAATAATTAAAAAAGCTAAAAAAACCAAAAAAAAACCTATTTGTGTATTTGATTTAGATGGGACATTATTTGATGTCGGTTACAGAACAATCGGAATTATAAAAGAATGGCTGGAGTCTGATGCAGCAGTGCATTTTGACAAAAGTATTCTACAAAAAATAAGGAAAATAAATTATGATCATATTGGATATAGTTTATCGCATTTATTTGAAAATTCAGGTTTTGATTTACGTAATCAACAAATAATGGCAGTCTTTTCTTCAATTGAAAGGGTTTGGAAAAAGAAATTTTTTGATGGAATTAGTTTAGTAAAATATGATCAAACTATTGAAAATTCATGCGAATTTGTTAAATATTTAAAGAATAATGGTTTAGAAATATTTTATTTGACAGGTAGATATTGGCACTCAATGCGCCATGGTACTATAGAACAGTTAAAAAAATTTGATTTTCCATTATTAGAAGAAAATTTAATATTAAAATTAAATCCTTTTGAAGATGATCAACTATTTAAAGCAGAACAAATAAGGATTTTAGGAAAAGAATTTGATATTTGTGGAAATTTTGAAAACGAATACCTAAATTTAGCATACATGGCTTTAGAAGCAAAAAATGCAATTAATGTTATTGTCGATTCTCAACATTCAGGAAGACCTACTCCATTATTAGAAATTCCAATCTATCGTATTTCTCAATTTGAAAAGTGTAAAAAAAATGAATAA
- a CDS encoding MalY/PatB family protein, which yields MNNYNFDEEFNRIGSNCFKWDGRKKFLGNENLIPMHIADMDFKCAPEILEEIEKRAKHPFFGYTIYSGSHFECMAEWLHRRHNWKVLSNNCLYSPSVVTSLSIIIFSLTNENDGVIVQTPIYPPFMEVVRNNNRKLLINELKLNEQGNYSFDFDNFEDLCKKNAPKILLFCNPHNPIGKVWEKHELLKVAELCKKYNIIVVSDEIHSDIVYKPKKHVPFASLGKDIAELTLTCTSPAKTFNLPSISSSVIIVENNNYKKILDKALDRFHLFLPSAFSVLSFEAAYKYGEKWYNSLMEYLLINREVVFNWANKNNKFIQHVSPDGTYLAWISFKSLNLKDIELKKLIYENANVALDPGTRFGKGGEGFMRLNFACPLNQLNRALEKIEMVFK from the coding sequence ATGAATAACTATAATTTTGATGAAGAGTTTAACAGAATTGGTAGTAATTGTTTTAAATGGGATGGGAGAAAAAAATTTTTAGGAAACGAAAATTTAATTCCAATGCATATTGCTGATATGGATTTTAAGTGTGCTCCTGAAATTTTAGAAGAAATAGAGAAAAGAGCAAAGCATCCTTTTTTTGGCTATACAATATATTCTGGCTCGCATTTTGAATGTATGGCTGAATGGTTACATAGGAGACATAATTGGAAAGTTTTAAGTAATAATTGTTTATATTCTCCTTCTGTTGTGACTTCATTAAGTATAATTATATTCTCTTTAACAAATGAAAATGATGGAGTCATTGTTCAAACTCCAATATATCCTCCTTTTATGGAGGTTGTAAGAAACAATAATAGAAAATTATTAATAAACGAATTAAAGTTAAATGAACAAGGTAATTATTCTTTTGATTTTGATAATTTTGAAGATTTATGTAAAAAGAATGCACCTAAAATATTGTTATTCTGTAATCCACATAATCCTATTGGTAAAGTTTGGGAAAAACATGAGCTACTAAAAGTAGCTGAATTATGTAAAAAATATAATATTATTGTAGTATCAGATGAAATTCATAGCGATATTGTTTATAAGCCAAAGAAACATGTTCCTTTTGCAAGCTTAGGTAAAGATATAGCTGAATTAACTTTGACATGTACATCTCCTGCAAAAACTTTTAATTTGCCAAGTATTTCTAGTTCCGTAATAATTGTAGAAAATAATAATTATAAAAAAATTTTAGACAAAGCTTTAGACAGATTTCATTTGTTTTTACCATCAGCATTCTCTGTATTATCTTTTGAGGCAGCTTACAAATATGGAGAAAAATGGTATAATTCTTTAATGGAATATTTGTTAATAAATAGAGAGGTTGTTTTTAATTGGGCAAATAAAAACAATAAATTTATTCAACATGTTTCTCCAGATGGAACTTATTTAGCTTGGATATCTTTTAAGAGCTTGAACTTAAAAGATATTGAATTAAAAAAGCTTATTTATGAAAATGCAAATGTTGCTTTAGATCCTGGGACCCGTTTTGGAAAAGGTGGAGAAGGATTTATGCGCTTAAATTTTGCGTGTCCTTTAAATCAATTAAATAGGGCACTAGAAAAAATTGAAATGGTTTTTAAATGA